The following coding sequences are from one Pseudopipra pipra isolate bDixPip1 chromosome 16, bDixPip1.hap1, whole genome shotgun sequence window:
- the MRPS34 gene encoding small ribosomal subunit protein mS34, whose protein sequence is MARKKLHRPIAAMAKKIREYRALKERPRDSQRFALDYETMRRPLTQKRLPVRAWEDVRNENRLFALLCRLPRFGVGRTVTRKSWLWAHDEPCYWVITKVKADYTAEDMDHGRAWGYLTFRGKTEEEVREIDKVMYHDWRMVPKHEEEAFKKFTPVPEETVRFLPYPPLLRAMILAQWQKEGKPITEEPVIDLQKVLATPRERAKKKATGTPV, encoded by the exons ATGGCCCGCAAGAAGCTGCACCGGCCCATCGCCGCCATGGCCAAGAAGATCCGCGAGTACCGCGCGCTGAAGGAGCGCCCGCGGGACTCTCAGCGCTTCGCCCTGGACTACGAGACCATGCGGCGGCCGCTGACGCAGAAGCGGCTGCCGGTGCGGGCCTGGGAGGACGTGCGGAACGAGAACCGGCTTTTCGCGCTGCTCTGCCGCCTGCCACGCTTCGGCGTGGGCCGCACCGTCACCCGCAAGTCCTGGCTGTGGGCGCACGACGAGCCCTGCTACTGGGTCATCACCAAGGTGAAGGCGGACTACACGGCCGAG GACATGGACCATGGAAGAGCCTGGGGCTACCTGACCTTCAGAG GCAAAACTGAAGAGGAAGTGAGAGAGATTGACAAAGTCATGTACCATGACTGGCGTATGGTGCCCAAGCACGAGGAGGAGGCCTTCAAGAAATTCACCCCAGTGCCTGAGGAGACTGTTCGGTTCCTGCCATACCCGCCGCTGCTCCGAGCCATGATCCTTGCCCAGTGGCAGAAGGAGGGAAAACCAATCACAGAGGAGCCAGTTATTGATCTGCAGAAGGTCCTGGCCACTCCCCGAGAGCGGGCAAAGAAAAAAGCTACAGGGACACCTGTATAA